DNA from Thermoanaerobaculia bacterium:
AGCAAGGACCTTTGTGAAACGAGGTGTCGGGAAGGCGCGACGATGCGAAAGCAGGAGACCGGGAGACGCTTCCGACTGCCGGCGAACTGATCTAGCATCGGCCCGCACGGACCTGCACAGGGCGACTGTCTCGAGCATCGCAGGTATCGCAGGCAGTGCGGGCGTCGAAGCCGTCGAAACCGGGACTGTCGCAGCATTCGATTCAGGAGATCCACGATGAAGTTGACGCCGCTCGGCAAGCTCCTCCTGTTCTTGATCGGCCTCGGACTGGTCGTGACCGCCGTCTACCGTTTCGTTCCGCCCGAGCAGCTCCCCTGGAACCGCCCGCAAGCGGCACCGCCCAGCGGAACCGAGGTCCGGCAAGAGGGCCGTCCGGCGGAGAAGGCTGCCGAGAAGTCCCGGCCGGCGGCCGACGCCCAGGCCTCGAACAAGCCGTGGATCGCCGTTCCTGCAGGTCTCTTCGCCTCCGGCCCGGATCAGTCCGAGATCGACGTGCCGCCCTTTTCGATCGAGCGCACCGAGGTCACCAACGGGCGCTACGAGGAGTTCCTCGAGGCCTGCCCGCGCGGCAGCGCCTGCGGCCCCCGCGAGCTCCCTTCCTACTGGGAGGACCGCGCTTACCTCGCCGGGCATCGCGACAACCCGGTGGTCTTCGTCGCCTGGAGCGAGGCCGCGAGTTTCTGCCGCTGGTCAGGCGGCCGCCTGCCGACGGCGATCGAGTGGGAGAAGGCGGCCCGCGGCACCGACGGCCGTTCCTATCCGACCGGCAATGTCCTCGATCCGGCGACCGCGAACATCCTCGGGGCCGAGCGGCATGACGAGAAATCGGCCGCCGCGAAGCAGATTCCGACCTGGCCGGTGACCGACAGCCGCTATGCGCGCGACCGCAGTCCCTACGGCGTTCTCGGCATGGCCGGCAACGTGAGCGAATGGACCGCATCGGCGAGCGAGGAAGAGCCCGACCTGCGCCTGGTCGCCGGCGGCTCCTGGGATTCCTGGGAGCTCTCCGACGGGCGGACCTACAACCGCATCCCGAAGTCGCCCGCCGACCGCAGCTCGAGCCTCGGCTTCCGCTGCGCGAAGTCGCAGCAGTAGCAGGGTGGGTGGAAGGCGATGAAATGCAGAAAGAAGCAAAGGCTCGAACAAAGGGGTGCTCGCCCGACGCTCTCGGGTCGGTCACCTGCGTTGACTTCCGCTCCGCGGCGGATTCAAGAGCTTCGTCCGCGGCGCCCGCACGAAACCCAAACGGTTCTTCCATCATCGATCGCAGCGGAGGGGGCACGACACTCATGACCAGGAACGCCAGGCCGTATCTTTCCTTTACTGGAGCCTTTGCCTTTCTTTGTTGTTCCTTGTCCCCGGCCGTCGCCGCCGAGGATGACTCGCTGCAGAAGGTGGTGGACGCCGGGGTGCTCCGCGTCGCCGCGGAGCCGGGCACGCCGCCGATGCTCTTCAAGGAGGGCAGCCGCTACGACGGGTTCGACTACGCGATCGCCANNNNNNNNNNNNNNNNNNNNNNNNNNNNNNNNNNNNNNNNNNNNNNNNNNNNNNNNNNNNNNNNNNNNNNNNNNNNNNNNNNNNNNNNNNNNNNNNNNNNGCCGAGGATGACTCGCTGCAGAAGGTGGTGGACGCCGGGGTGCTCCGCGTCGCCGCGGAGCCGGGCACGCCGCCGATGCTCTTCAAGGAGGGCAGCCGCTACGACGGGTTCGACTACGCGATCGCCAAGGCGGTGGCGAAGCGAATCGGCGTGGACGACGTGATCATCGTCGCCGGC
Protein-coding regions in this window:
- a CDS encoding SUMF1/EgtB/PvdO family nonheme iron enzyme codes for the protein MKLTPLGKLLLFLIGLGLVVTAVYRFVPPEQLPWNRPQAAPPSGTEVRQEGRPAEKAAEKSRPAADAQASNKPWIAVPAGLFASGPDQSEIDVPPFSIERTEVTNGRYEEFLEACPRGSACGPRELPSYWEDRAYLAGHRDNPVVFVAWSEAASFCRWSGGRLPTAIEWEKAARGTDGRSYPTGNVLDPATANILGAERHDEKSAAAKQIPTWPVTDSRYARDRSPYGVLGMAGNVSEWTASASEEEPDLRLVAGGSWDSWELSDGRTYNRIPKSPADRSSSLGFRCAKSQQ